The following is a genomic window from Pedobacter sp. MC2016-14.
TTCAACGTTTCAATCTTTTTTTATCCGCCTCCCGACATCCGCCGTTTAGCTCCCTTTTTGTTGGGACTGCAAAGGTAAGAATCTTTTTCAATCTGTCAAGCTTTTTTTACTTTTTTATTTCCGGCGTTTTTAAACCCCTTTCATAAATCAAAACCTCAACTTAGTTCCTCTCTTTACACGCCTTTCAAATTACAACTTCTTTAACCTCTTTCACTATTTCCCTTCCTCCGAAGCGGGATGCAAAAGTAGGAAAATTTATACACCCCGCAAACAATTTCACATAAATACTTGTTTAAACAGGTTAAACTACTGAAAAACAAGATGAAAAAATATCCCGATCAAAACGTACCTGCTACAAACTGTCCGGCATAGCTGCTGTCACTAACTTTAGCGCCGGTAGCACATTTAAAATTAAGGTAACAATACAGCACATCACCGTTAAAATATTCTGGAATTCGCATACTATAGGTATAAGCTGATTTTAAAACAACATCCGCATCTACCATAAACAGATCCTTAGCCGGATTGTATACCACAAAATTTACCCGCTCATCTTTAGCACAGCAATCGGAACGCCAGTGAAAGATGGCCATATTTTCTTTCCCTTCTACAGCTATGGCATAACCGGCATCCAATGTACCCCTGGCATATACTACCTTTGCGTAATCAATCGCATACCTTTCAGCTTCCAAAACCATTGCGTTTTTATAATTAT
Proteins encoded in this region:
- a CDS encoding DUF6266 family protein, with amino-acid sequence MAILVKGIFGHVKNKAGALVGYSRNGKNVIRAHARKQPKLMTRKQEVHRSRFGLIPKFLSPLSQLIAANFKTRKKGRTPMNAAVAYNYKNAMVLEAERYAIDYAKVVYARGTLDAGYAIAVEGKENMAIFHWRSDCCAKDERVNFVVYNPAKDLFMVDADVVLKSAYTYSMRIPEYFNGDVLYCYLNFKCATGAKVSDSSYAGQFVAGTF